A single window of Methanobacterium formicicum DNA harbors:
- a CDS encoding TldD/PmbA family protein has product DSILKGKMGSSIGSPLVTIVDDASMDAFGYYAYDAEGVKTSENILVQDGVLTSLLSSRETAAKLNIQSSGNARSGVGDQPIVRMSNTYLKPGQMSFEELIEDMDHGIYLKGSRGGQVDTGKGIFQFNAAESFLIEKGEVKDPLRDVSLSGNILEILQKVDAVGSDFKLGVGFCGKAGQTAPVGDGGPHTRVSEATVGGAS; this is encoded by the coding sequence ACGACTCCATACTCAAGGGAAAAATGGGAAGTTCCATTGGCTCACCACTGGTTACCATTGTGGATGATGCCAGTATGGATGCCTTCGGATACTATGCCTACGATGCCGAGGGAGTTAAGACCAGTGAAAACATCCTGGTACAGGATGGTGTGTTAACTTCCCTTTTAAGCTCCAGGGAAACCGCAGCCAAACTTAACATCCAGTCCAGTGGAAACGCACGCTCCGGAGTGGGTGACCAACCCATAGTACGTATGAGTAACACCTACCTTAAACCCGGCCAGATGAGCTTCGAGGAATTGATTGAAGATATGGATCATGGAATCTACCTTAAAGGATCACGGGGTGGTCAGGTGGACACTGGTAAAGGAATTTTCCAGTTCAACGCTGCCGAATCATTCCTTATTGAAAAGGGTGAAGTTAAGGATCCCCTTCGTGATGTGTCACTTTCAGGAAACATACTGGAAATTTTGCAGAAAGTGGATGCTGTTGGCTCTGATTTCAAATTAGGAGTAGGCTTCTGTGGTAAAGCCGGTCAAACAGCCCCAGTAGGAGATGGAGGTCCTCACACCAGGGTCAGTGAAGCCACAGTGGGTGGGGCCAGTTAA